GGGGGCGGGTCCGAGGAGTTGGGGGCGGTCGGGCGGGGACGTCCGGCGTGGGGCGGGGCCGGGCGGGGCACGGCGTCCCGCTCGCGGGGCGCGGGACGCCGTGTTCCGGACTCGGGCCGCCCGCGTTCGCGGCGTGCCGGAGATCACGCGGTCTTTCGGGCGTTCTTCAGGGGTCCTCAGGCGGTCTTGGTCCCGGAGAGGATGGCCGGCACCGGGATGACGTCCTGCGGCAGTTCCGCGGGGTCCTTGGTGACCGTCCTGGTCACCTCGAAGCCGCTTTCCTCCAGCCAGCTCCGGTAGGTGGAGAGCTTCTGCGGCCCGCCCTGGCCCATGGTGCAGCCGATGAAGAAGGCGGGGAAGAAGTCGACGTTGAGGTTGTCGGTCTCCGTGACGTCCTCCGGATACACGGGGACCAGGATGTTGACCTGCCCGCCGACCGGCAGCGACTTGTGGACGCCGTTCAGGATCTGGATGACGGCGTCCCTGTCGAACATGTCAAGGAAGTGCTTGATCAGAACGACGTTGTAGCCTTCGGGCACCCCGTCGAAGACGTTGCCGCCGATGAACGAGCAGTGCTCCGCCACGCCGTGCGCCCGGAAGTTCTCCAGGCACTCGGTCTCCTTCTCCGGCAGGTCGAAGGTCGTCACCCGCATGCCGGGGACGTGCTTCATCTTGTAGGTGTGCACGGCCCCGAGCCCGGTGTTCCCGGCGAGGTCGAGCACCTGCGCGCCGGACGGCATGTCGATGTTGGCGAAGAACCAGGGGTCGATGTTGGCCGTGACGGTGTCCATCAGCTTCGCCCACGCCTCGCGGAGGTCCCGGTGCTCGGCGACCGCGTCGTACAGGGTCCCGTCGGCGCCGTAGAGCTCCTTCAGCCCCACGAGCGTCCCGGTCCGGGCGCTCTCGGTCAGGTTGAACAGCTGCCGCAGCGCGACCACCTTGATCATGTTCATGTAGGCGAGCGCGCGCTTGAGGTCCCGTTCCGGGACGTCCGCGAGCGCGGCGAGGGAGTAGCCGCGGCCGTCGTCGTAGGCGACGAAGTGCTCCTTGACCAGCAGGAACAGGAGCTGCTCCACCGCGTCCGGCTTCACGCCGACCGCGTCGCCGAGCTCCGCGGCCGTCATCCCGGGCCGCTCCCGCAGCGCGTCGATGATGCCGAGTTCGAAGCAGGACAGCAGCGTCATGAACCGCGTGGGTCCCACCATGTATTCGCGGAATCGCGCGAGCGTCGCTTCCGGTGTCATTGCACTGGCCCTTTCGCGTCGGTTCGTCCACCCCCGCTGCCGGGGGCGGGTCGCGGGGAACGGTCCCGGGTCAGGCCCGGTCCTTCATCTCTTCCTTGAGCCGGCGGGACAGCGCGAGCCGCTGCACCTTGAGCGTCCCGGTGCGCGGCAGCTCGGCCCGGGGGATCTGGACCGGTTCGGCGAGCTGGGGGAGGCCGGCGACGGCCGCGCGCCAGCGGTCCCGGTCCAGCGGCGCGTCGTCGGTGGTGCAGACCACCGGCACCGGCTGGGACTTCACGCCGTGGACGACGACGAGCTCGCACAGCTCCTCCAGCTTGCCGAGCACCTGGTCCTCGACCTCCAGGGAGCTCCGCACCCCGCCGATCATGTCGACCTCGCGGTCGAGCATGTGCAGGCAGCCGAACTTGGTGCGGTAGCCGACGTCCCCGGTGCGCCACCAGTCGCCGAACCGGTTCTCGTCGTAGCGGTCCTGCTCCGCGAAGTAGGTCTTGGCGAGGCCGCTCCAGGCGACCTCGATGTAGCCGGGGTTCTCCTCGGACACCGGCCGGCCGTTCCGGCTGACCAGGCGGATCTTCGCGCAGCCGAACGGCATCTGCCAGCCGACGCAGCGCCCGTTGGTCCGGTGTGCGGAGTGGCGGAAGTAGGCGCGGCCGACCGCCGGGCCGACCTCGCTCTGCCCGTAGATCTGGAAGAAGATCGCCCCCCGCCGCGTGGACGCCTTGAGGAGCCGGCTCATCGTCCGGGGGTGGATGGCGTCGAAGGTGCTGCTGAAGTACTTCACCGTGGAGAACGGCTTGCGCGGGTCGTCGGCCAGCGGCTCCCACTCCATGAGGGAGTTGGGCAACGCCTCCACGAAGCCGGGTCTGTGCTCCAGGAACGCCTCGGCGACCTTGTCGAGGGAGGGCTCGCGCAGGAGGACTACCGGCATCTCCTGCAGGAGCGCGAGGGACATCGCGGCGACCATGCGGGAGTGCACGAACGGGATGTGGATCGCCACGGTCTCCTTGCGGCGCATCAGCGACAGGAGCCGCCACTGCGGCTTGAGCCGGACGGCCTGCGTGCGGGGCGTGTGCACGACGAGCTTGGGAATTCCGGTCGTGCCGGACGTGTGGGTGATGACGGCGGCGGCGTCGATCCGCCGGATCCGCGGCGGGACGTCCGGCGACCCGGCGAGGTCCTCGAGCGACTGCGCGCCGGGCCGGTGGCCGCGCACGAGCAGCGTCCGCTGGACGAGGTCGGCCAGCGGCAGCTCGCCGAGCACGTCGAGCTTGGGCTCGTCGGTGAGCAGGGTCGGCTGGTCGAGCCGCTTGAGCAGCGCGCCGACGTTGATGGCGTCCAGCGAGGGCGACAGCATCACCGGGACGGCACCGATCCGGGACGTCGCGGCGCCGAGCAGCCAGGCGTCGGCGTTGGCGGTCTTGTAGACGACGACGTGCTCGTCGGGCCGGACGCCGACCGCCCACAGCCGGGCCGCCAGGTCGCGGAGGTGGCCGGCGAAGTCGGTGACCGTCATGTGCCGCCCGGCCCCGGGCAGCACGTCCAGGTCGTGGTCGAGGTCGATCGGCGTCGCGGGGTTCATGGCCGCGGCCAGCTCCGGCAGCAGGCCGATGTGGAGACCGCGCTTCTGAACCGATTTGTAGGCGATGGAACGCTTCATGGGGGGTGACTCCCTTGCGGTGTTCAGCTACGTCGGCGGGGGTGCGCCCGAGCGTTTCGGGTCGTGGACGGGCCCGCCGTGGAGAACGAGGCGGCGGGCCCGGAGTCGGGGGTGCGCGGGAGTCGTCAGGCGGTGCGGGCGGCCTTGAGCGCGGCCGCGACGTCGACGGCGCGCCTGGCCTGGTAGGCGGCCGCCCGCAGCGGCACGTCGCCCGGAGCGCCGTCGGCCGCCCGGTGGGACGTGCCGTAGGGGTTGCCCAGCTCGAACTGGACGGGGTCGGTGTAACCGGGAGGCACGATGACGCCGCCCCAGTGGTAGAACACGTTGCCCAGCGCGAGGATCGTGGACTCCTGCCCGCCGTGCGCGGTGCCGGTGGAGGTGAAGGCCGAGTACACCTTCCCGGCGAGCCTGCCCTCTCGCCACAGCCCGCCCGTCGTGTCGATGAACGCCTTGAGCTGCATGGACGGGTTCCCGAACCGGGTCGGGGTGCCGAACAGCACCACGTCGGCCCACTCCAGGTCGTCGAGAGCGGCCTCGGTGACGTCCGCGGCATCCTCGATGTGCTGGGCCCAGGCCGGGTTGGCGTCGATCGCGTGCTGCGGGGCCAGCTCGGGGACCCTGCGCAGCCGCACCTGCGCACCGGCCTTCTCCGCGCCCTCGGCCGCCGCCGAAGCCAGGGCGTGCACGGTGCCGGTCGAGCTGTAGTAGATGATCGCGGCGTTCACAGTCCGCATGGTCGGTCTCCTCTCCTGCTGCTGGAACGGGCCCGGTCACCGCTCCGGACCCGCGTGGGCGCGCAGCGCGGCCCGCAGGGCTTCCGCGACCCGCTCGACCTGGCCGGGGGTCAGCTCGGCGTGCATGGGAATGGCGAGGCTGCGCCGGAAGAGGTCCGCCGAGACCGGGCAGGTTTGGTCGGTCTTGTAGGCAGGCTGCAGATGGCTCGCCCAGGTGCCGTGCCCGCAGCCGATGCCCTGGGCACGCAGGTCGGCGGCGACGGCGGCCCGGTCGACGCCCGGCTCCAGCGTCACCATGTACGACTGCCAGGCGTGGGTGCGGTCGGCCGGGACGTGCGGGAGCGTGATGAGCTCCTCGTCCTTGAGGAGCTCGTGGTACCGGGCGGCGACCGCGTTCCGGCGCTCCAGCAGCGCGCCGAGCCGCCCGAGCTGCACCTGGAGGATCGCGGCGCCGATGTCGGACAGCTTGTAGTTGAAGCCGATCTCGGCGAACTCGGGGATCGGCAGGCCGATCACCTTCGCCTGGTCGGCGATGCTGCCGATGCCGAAGGACGACCGCAGCCGCACGGTTCCGCCGAGTGCCGGGTCGGTGGTGAGCAGCGCGCCGCCCTCGCCGCTGGTGATGCCCTTGCGCCCGTGGAAGGACAGGCAGGCGACGGACGCCAGCGTCCCCGCCGGGCGGCCCCGGTAGGTCGCGCCGACCGCGCACGCGGCGTCCTCGATGAGGAACAGTCCGTGCCGGTCCGCGATCTCCTGGAGCTCCGCGTAGTCGGCGGGCAGGCCGACCGTGTCGACCGCGATGATGCCCACCGTCCGGGGCGTGACGAGGTCGGCCACGGCCTGCGGGGCGATGGTGCCGGTGTCGGCGCGGACGTCGGCGAAGACGGGCACCGCGTCGACGTACCGCACCGCGTGGGCGGGGGCCGGGAACGTGAAGTCGGCGACGATGACTTCGTCGCCGGGCCCGGCGCCGAGCGCCAGCAGGCTCAGGTGCAGCGCGGCCGCGCAGCTGCTCAGCGCGACCGCGTCGGCGACCCCGAAGTGCTCGGCCAGCTCCCGTTCCAGGGCCTTGCCGCGGGGGCCCTGCCCGGCCGGCCAGTCGGACGCGAACACCTCCTTGACGGCCGCCAGTTCCCGCTCTCCCAGGCTCGCGTGCACCAGTGGGATCACGTCCATCGGGTCACCTCCCGTCATGCCGGGCTTCCGTAGCGCAGCGGTGTGATCTGCGTGATGTCGTAGCGCTCGCGCATCCGCTCAACGGCCCCGGAGTCGACGGTGCGGCCGCTGGAGAAGATCTCCGCGATCTCCTCGAAGTAGCGTTCGTGGTCGGGCGACGGGTAGCTCTGGAACAGCATCCGCACCGGCTCGCCGGTGGAGTTGGTGAACGCGTGCGGGCAGCCGGACGGGACGAACATGCAACTGCCCGGCCCCGCGCGGACGACCCCGTCCCCGTCGGGGGACTTCCAGTCCCGCCAGTCGTCCCCGGTTCGCTCGACCGGCTCGAACGCCAGCAGGTCGATCTCCCCCTCCAGGACGTAGAAGAACTCCTGCGCGTTCTGGTGGACGTGGGCTCCCACGTCGAACCCGGGCGGCACCACCACCTCGAACGTCGAGACGACGAAGCCGTCCGCCGCCGTGACCTTGAAAGTGATCTCCTGCGCCTTCGTGATGAGCTTTCGTCCCTCGCCTGGCGGGACAATGAGGCCGCTCATGCGACTCGCTTTCTTGTCGTTTGCGGAGAACCCGTCTCATGACGTGGCACCGGTGCGGCGGGACGCCGCACCGGCCTTCTGCGCGTGCCGGAACCTCACAACGGCGCCGACACGGCAGTGAGGTGGGGAAGGACGTTGAAAACGCCGGACCGCGCGCCTAATGAGGGCGCGCGCGGGTGAATTTTCGGTGAACTGTGGTCGTCAGTCCGGTGACCTTCCGAGATCACCGGTGTCCGGTCGGGACCGTTCCCGTTCTCCCGCGGTATCGCGGGCGGAGTTTCGCCGACCCGATCATCCAGTGGGCTTCCGAATAGGAAACCGGGCATGAAGCCGTAATCGGGGCGAGCAAGTCTAGATATAAGTTCTTCGCTCCCGGCTGTCAAGCCTCGGCCGCCCCCGGCGGCCCGTCTTTCGCACCGGCCCGCGGCGCTCCCGGCCGTCGCCGGCGACACCGCGAATGGACGGCCAACCCGCACGCGGCTACGGCGGTACCGCCGACGTCGTCCAAGCCGCCCACGCCGTCAACAAGCCCGTCCGAGTCATCTGCCTCCACCTGACCAGCGCAGACTGAAGATGGAAAAGGCTCCGTGACCGCCGCCGACGAGTCGGGTCTGGCCGTCCAGGCGCAACTGGACACATGGGCGAACAGCCTGGGGGTCAAACTGGAGCGGGTGACCGACACCTACGACTCGCTCGTCCGACAAGCACAGCATCACAGCACGTGAACCAGCTCAGAACAGCGCATCTGGTGGCCGGGGCGGCGGCAAGGACTCCAGAGCCGTCTGGAAGGAGGTGATGAACTGCTGCTTGCGGGTGGTCTTGCTCTCGCTGGGCGGAATCATCGCGAGCGTGATGCGCGTTCACCGGAGCCTGAACGCACCGCGCCTGCAGCGAGCCACGCCGACGCGTTCCGTCTAAGGGGTGGTGAGTCCTGGGGTTGGGTGGCGGGGGATTGTTCGGGTGAACGCGTCGCCGAAAACTGAGGGTTCCACCTCGGTGATGAAGTCGTTCGGGAAGCCCGGGGTGAAGTCGGTGGCCTTTTCTAGGCGGGCAACGACGTCTGGAGGGAGGGTGAGGTCCAGGGCGGACAGGGCCTCGTCGAGCTGGTCGACCGTGCGGGGGCCGGTGAGGGGGTGTACGGCGGTGGAGTGGGCTCTGGTCCAGGCCAGTGCCACCTGTGCGGGGGTAACCCCCAGTTCGTCGGCGATGTCGCGGACGGCCGTCACTACGGCCGGTTCCTTGGTCGCGCCGGCGGATCGGGCCAGGGCGCCGTGGCCGAGCGGGCCCCAGGCGGCCACTGTGAGGCCCAGAGACTCCGCCATGGGCAGGAGTTCGCGTTCGGCGTCGCGGCGCAGGAGGCTGTAGGGGACCTGCAGGGCGGCGAACGGCGTCCAGCCGCGCCAGTCGGCGAGCGTGTTGGCCTGGGCGACGATCCAGGCCGGGGCGTCGGAGATGCCGATGTAGCGGATCTTCCCGGCGCGTACGGCGTCGTCGAGGGCGCGCATGGTCTCGGCCACGGGGGTGTGCCGGTCCCACATGTGCACCCAGTACAGGTCGATGTAGTCGGTCCGGAGGCGGCGCAGGCTCTCCTCCAGCGACAGGACGAGGTTCTTGCGGTGGTTGCCGGCGGCGTTCGGGTCGGTGGGGTCGCGGGTGACGGTGTACTTGGTGGCGAGGACGAAGCGGTCCCGGCGTCCGGCGAGCAGTTCGCCGACGACGCGTTCGCTTCGGCCGTCGCCGTAGAAGTTCGCCGTGTCGACGACGTTGCCGCCTGCGTCGGCGTAGTGGTCGAGGACTCGCCGGGCGTCCGATTCGGACAGGCCGCCCGGGGCGCCGTAGGCCATCGTGCCGAGGAAGAGTTCGGAGACGCGCAGGCCGGTATTGCCCAGTAGTCGGTATCGCAATTCAGCTCCTACATCGTTTCTTCGGCGTTCACGCCTTGCTGCGGGCTCGCAGCGGTGCCAGTGCGCCCGCCCACGCGACCAGCTGGTCGAGCATCTCGGTGAGGTCCTCCTCCTGGTGCGGCATGGGGCGAAGGTACTGGAGGTCCTCGAAGTCGGTGTGCAGCCCGAGCCCGACCTGGGCGGACACATCGGCGATCTGGAGCTCGCCCATCATCGACCGGAGCTGCTCGACGGCCCGCGCACCGCCGAACACGCCGTAGCCGACGAAACCGGCGGCCTTGTTGGTCCACTCGGCGTACAGGTAGTCGAGCGCGTTCTTGAGCGCGGCCGGAGGCGCGTTGTTGTACTCCGGGGTGACGAACACGTAGCCGTCGAAGCGGTCGATGGTCTGCGACCAGGTCTCGGTGTGCGGCCTGGTGTAGCGGGCCATCATCGGGGTGAACGGCTCGTCGAACAAGGGCAGGTCGATCTCGGCGAGGTCGATGAGCTCGAACTCGGCGTCGTCGCGCTTGCTCGCCAGATCGAGGACCCAGCGGCCGACGTCACCGCCCTTGCGGGGGATGCCCCGGACGTTCCCGTTGCTGCC
The sequence above is drawn from the Actinomadura hallensis genome and encodes:
- a CDS encoding methyltransferase, with product MTPEATLARFREYMVGPTRFMTLLSCFELGIIDALRERPGMTAAELGDAVGVKPDAVEQLLFLLVKEHFVAYDDGRGYSLAALADVPERDLKRALAYMNMIKVVALRQLFNLTESARTGTLVGLKELYGADGTLYDAVAEHRDLREAWAKLMDTVTANIDPWFFANIDMPSGAQVLDLAGNTGLGAVHTYKMKHVPGMRVTTFDLPEKETECLENFRAHGVAEHCSFIGGNVFDGVPEGYNVVLIKHFLDMFDRDAVIQILNGVHKSLPVGGQVNILVPVYPEDVTETDNLNVDFFPAFFIGCTMGQGGPQKLSTYRSWLEESGFEVTRTVTKDPAELPQDVIPVPAILSGTKTA
- a CDS encoding class I adenylate-forming enzyme family protein, with product MKRSIAYKSVQKRGLHIGLLPELAAAMNPATPIDLDHDLDVLPGAGRHMTVTDFAGHLRDLAARLWAVGVRPDEHVVVYKTANADAWLLGAATSRIGAVPVMLSPSLDAINVGALLKRLDQPTLLTDEPKLDVLGELPLADLVQRTLLVRGHRPGAQSLEDLAGSPDVPPRIRRIDAAAVITHTSGTTGIPKLVVHTPRTQAVRLKPQWRLLSLMRRKETVAIHIPFVHSRMVAAMSLALLQEMPVVLLREPSLDKVAEAFLEHRPGFVEALPNSLMEWEPLADDPRKPFSTVKYFSSTFDAIHPRTMSRLLKASTRRGAIFFQIYGQSEVGPAVGRAYFRHSAHRTNGRCVGWQMPFGCAKIRLVSRNGRPVSEENPGYIEVAWSGLAKTYFAEQDRYDENRFGDWWRTGDVGYRTKFGCLHMLDREVDMIGGVRSSLEVEDQVLGKLEELCELVVVHGVKSQPVPVVCTTDDAPLDRDRWRAAVAGLPQLAEPVQIPRAELPRTGTLKVQRLALSRRLKEEMKDRA
- the wrbA gene encoding NAD(P)H:quinone oxidoreductase, producing the protein MRTVNAAIIYYSSTGTVHALASAAAEGAEKAGAQVRLRRVPELAPQHAIDANPAWAQHIEDAADVTEAALDDLEWADVVLFGTPTRFGNPSMQLKAFIDTTGGLWREGRLAGKVYSAFTSTGTAHGGQESTILALGNVFYHWGGVIVPPGYTDPVQFELGNPYGTSHRAADGAPGDVPLRAAAYQARRAVDVAAALKAARTA
- a CDS encoding DegT/DnrJ/EryC1/StrS family aminotransferase, whose product is MDVIPLVHASLGERELAAVKEVFASDWPAGQGPRGKALERELAEHFGVADAVALSSCAAALHLSLLALGAGPGDEVIVADFTFPAPAHAVRYVDAVPVFADVRADTGTIAPQAVADLVTPRTVGIIAVDTVGLPADYAELQEIADRHGLFLIEDAACAVGATYRGRPAGTLASVACLSFHGRKGITSGEGGALLTTDPALGGTVRLRSSFGIGSIADQAKVIGLPIPEFAEIGFNYKLSDIGAAILQVQLGRLGALLERRNAVAARYHELLKDEELITLPHVPADRTHAWQSYMVTLEPGVDRAAVAADLRAQGIGCGHGTWASHLQPAYKTDQTCPVSADLFRRSLAIPMHAELTPGQVERVAEALRAALRAHAGPER
- a CDS encoding cupin domain-containing protein; this encodes MSGLIVPPGEGRKLITKAQEITFKVTAADGFVVSTFEVVVPPGFDVGAHVHQNAQEFFYVLEGEIDLLAFEPVERTGDDWRDWKSPDGDGVVRAGPGSCMFVPSGCPHAFTNSTGEPVRMLFQSYPSPDHERYFEEIAEIFSSGRTVDSGAVERMRERYDITQITPLRYGSPA
- a CDS encoding aldo/keto reductase, with protein sequence MRYRLLGNTGLRVSELFLGTMAYGAPGGLSESDARRVLDHYADAGGNVVDTANFYGDGRSERVVGELLAGRRDRFVLATKYTVTRDPTDPNAAGNHRKNLVLSLEESLRRLRTDYIDLYWVHMWDRHTPVAETMRALDDAVRAGKIRYIGISDAPAWIVAQANTLADWRGWTPFAALQVPYSLLRRDAERELLPMAESLGLTVAAWGPLGHGALARSAGATKEPAVVTAVRDIADELGVTPAQVALAWTRAHSTAVHPLTGPRTVDQLDEALSALDLTLPPDVVARLEKATDFTPGFPNDFITEVEPSVFGDAFTRTIPRHPTPGLTTP
- a CDS encoding NADPH-dependent FMN reductase, whose translation is MTIKIAIIVGSTRPGSNGNVRGIPRKGGDVGRWVLDLASKRDDAEFELIDLAEIDLPLFDEPFTPMMARYTRPHTETWSQTIDRFDGYVFVTPEYNNAPPAALKNALDYLYAEWTNKAAGFVGYGVFGGARAVEQLRSMMGELQIADVSAQVGLGLHTDFEDLQYLRPMPHQEEDLTEMLDQLVAWAGALAPLRARSKA